The following is a genomic window from Stenotrophomonas maltophilia.
GTGGCGACGCGGCGAGCGCGCCTATCGGGCCGCGGCGAATCACGGCAATCCCTACGCGTTCCAGGAACTGGCTGCTGCCTATCGCCAGCAGGGCGACGCGCAGCAGGCTCTGCGTTGGGACCTGCGCGCGATGATCTACCAGCGCTATCCGAGCCGCTCCTCGCGATTGCCGGATGCCGTGACGCCGCAAGGCGATGCGGTGCACCCGCTGGTCGCCCGCCTCCAACGGCGTGCGGATCGCGGCGACGCCGAGGCGCAGGTGGATCTGGGGGCATTGCTGGAAAGCGGCGTGGGCCTGCCGCGCGATCCGGCGGCAGCCCTGCTGCTGTACCAGCGTGCCGGCGAGCAGGGCAACGTGTTTGGGCAGTACTTCGCCGGGCTGCTGCTGGGCCGGAGTGCGCCGGGTGTGGAGAAGGATACCGCTGCGGCGGCCGGCTGGTTTGCCAGGGCCGAGGCGCAGCACTTCTACATGGCGGCGCCGAGTTACTGGGAAAAGGCGATCAAGCCGCCGTTCTTCCTTTTCTCGGAATAGTAGAGCCGAGCCATGCTCGGCTGCTTCTATCGGGGAACATCAGCCGAGCATGGCTCGGCTCTACAGGAAGGCCTGCCGACCTCACACCAGCAGCCGTTCCACCAGTCGCTGATACAGGCCCGGTAGCGCTTCCAGCTCGTCCACGCGCACGTTCTCGTCCACCTGGTGGATGCTGGCGTTGACCGGGCCCACTTCGATGCACTGCGCACCCAACGGCGCGATGAAGCGCGCATCGGACGTGCCGCCGCCGGTGCTTTCTTCCGGTGCACGGCCGATGTGCTCGGCCAGCACCGCACGCGCGGCCGCCCGCAGCGTGCCTTCCGGGGTGTAGAACGGCTCGCCGCTGCGATGCCACTTCAGCGTGTACTGCAGGTCATGCCGGTCCAGCAGCGCGGTGATCTCCGCTTCCAGCTTCGGCGCATCCCAGTGCGGGTTGTAGCGGATGTTGAAATCCACTTCGAGTTCGCCGGGAATCACGTTGTTGGCGCCGGTGCCGGCGTGGATGTTGGAGATCTGCAGGCTGGTCGGCGGGAAGCTCTCATAGCCGCCGTCCCAGCGCCGTGCGCTCAGCTCGGCCAGTGCCGGCGCCGCCTGGTGGATCGGGTTGCGTGCCTTTTCCGGGTAGGCCACATGGCCCTGTACGCCCTGCACGCGCAACTTGGCCGACAGGCTGCCACGGCGGCCGACCCGCAACAGGTCGCCCAGCGTCGCGGTCGACGACGGCTCGCCGGTGATGCACCAGTCGATGCGCTGGCCACGTTCGGCGAACAGCCGTGCGACATGACGCACCCCGTCGATGGCATCGCCCTCTTCGTCACTGGTCAGCAGCACCGCCAGTGTGCCGGGATGATCGGGGTGCGCGGCGACGAACTGTTCGGCCGCAACCACGAACGCGGCCACACTGCCCTTCATGTCGGCCGTACCGCGGCCATACAGCACGCCGTCACGGATCGTCGGCGTGAACGGGTCGCTGGTCCAGGCCTCGCGCGGTCCGGTGGGCACCACGTCGGTGTGGCCGAGCAGGACCAGTACCGGCGCCCCGCTGCCGTGGGTCGCCCACAGGTTGTCGACCTCGCCCAGGCGCAGGTGATCGCAGTGGAACCCGGCCTGCTTCAGGCGTGCGGCCAGCAGCGCCTGGCAGCCGGCATCATCGGGCGTCACCGAGGGCCGCGCGATCAGCTCGCAGGTCAGGTCGAGAACGGCACTCATGCGCTGCCCGCGCCGAAGCGTGCCTTGAAGCCGTTGTCACTGAAGCCCTGGCTGACCGTGCCATCGGCGGTGACCACCAGCGGGCGCTTTATCAACTGCGGGTACTCGCGCAGCAGCAACTTCCATTCGGCATCGGACTCGGCCGCCTTGCGGTTGTCCGGCAGTTGCCGCCAGGTGGTGGAGGACTTGTTGACCATCGCCGCCAGCCCGCCCAGCTGCGCGGCCCATTCCAGCAGCGTCTCCGGACTCGGTTTGTTATCGCGGTAATCGACGAAGGTATACGGCACACCGAAGCGGTCCAGCCACTTGGTCGCCTTCTTGCAGGTATCGCAGTTCTTCAAACCGTAGACAGTGGT
Proteins encoded in this region:
- a CDS encoding tetratricopeptide repeat protein; translation: MQHRTGRTAVLAALLCLGLAACQTLPAPSRLPAAQLQALERRGNDGSFEGAWETAQTFERFNDPRAVAYYERAAAVTPWTFHNTKAEQALGRIWTSGALRHADSPHIDPAPVLRASWRRGERAYRAAANHGNPYAFQELAAAYRQQGDAQQALRWDLRAMIYQRYPSRSSRLPDAVTPQGDAVHPLVARLQRRADRGDAEAQVDLGALLESGVGLPRDPAAALLLYQRAGEQGNVFGQYFAGLLLGRSAPGVEKDTAAAAGWFARAEAQHFYMAAPSYWEKAIKPPFFLFSE
- the dapE gene encoding succinyl-diaminopimelate desuccinylase, which translates into the protein MSAVLDLTCELIARPSVTPDDAGCQALLAARLKQAGFHCDHLRLGEVDNLWATHGSGAPVLVLLGHTDVVPTGPREAWTSDPFTPTIRDGVLYGRGTADMKGSVAAFVVAAEQFVAAHPDHPGTLAVLLTSDEEGDAIDGVRHVARLFAERGQRIDWCITGEPSSTATLGDLLRVGRRGSLSAKLRVQGVQGHVAYPEKARNPIHQAAPALAELSARRWDGGYESFPPTSLQISNIHAGTGANNVIPGELEVDFNIRYNPHWDAPKLEAEITALLDRHDLQYTLKWHRSGEPFYTPEGTLRAAARAVLAEHIGRAPEESTGGGTSDARFIAPLGAQCIEVGPVNASIHQVDENVRVDELEALPGLYQRLVERLLV
- a CDS encoding arsenate reductase, which translates into the protein MAMSTTVYGLKNCDTCKKATKWLDRFGVPYTFVDYRDNKPSPETLLEWAAQLGGLAAMVNKSSTTWRQLPDNRKAAESDAEWKLLLREYPQLIKRPLVVTADGTVSQGFSDNGFKARFGAGSA